The Candidatus Binatia bacterium genome segment CGAGCTACCTCGAGGAAGCCGCACTCTGCGACCATCTCGTCTACCTGCGCCGCGGCAGAGTGATCGCGCAGGGAAGCCCGCTCGAGCTCGAAGCCGCCACGGGGACCGAGCCGTACCGCGCGTGGACCGACGACTGCGAGACGGTACGCAACGCGGTGCGCGCGCTGCCGTGGGTCGACGGCGCCCGCGACTGCGGCCGCTTCGTGCGCGTCGAAGTGGAACGCGACAAGTCGCCGGGCGCCGAGGCCGTCTGCCGCGCGCTCGCCGATGTCCGCGGTGCCGACGGCACAACCGCCGTCGCGCTGGCCGAAAGGGCTCCGGCCGACCTCGAGTCGACGCTGCTGGCGCTCGGCCGCCGCGCAGGAGTGGCATGACGGCCGGCGCGCGAAACATCGTCATCGAGGCGAACGGCCTGACCAAGCGCTTCGGTGATTTCACCGCGGTCGACGACGCGACGCTTCACGTGCCGGAGGGCACGGTCTACGCGTTCCTCGGCGCCAACGGCTCGGGAAAAACGACGACGATCCGAATGCTGATCGGGCTGCTGACGCCCACCCACGGCAGCGTCACCGTCGCCGGCGTCGACGTGATCGCGCACCCTCGCCGCGTGCGCGAAGCCATCGGTTACATGGGCCAGAAAGTCAGCCTCTACCGCGGGCTGAGCCTCTACGAGAACGTCCAGTTCTACGGCGGACTGCACGACATCTCCGGAAAGGAGCTGAAGAGGCGCTGGGGATCGCTCAGCGAGCGTTTCTCGCTGGCGGAAGCCGAAAAATACCTCGCCGACGACCTGCCCGGCGGCCTTCGCCAGAGAGCGGGCCTGGCGCTGGCGATGCTGCACGAGCCGCGCGTGCTCTTCCTCGACGAGCCGACGGCCGGCGTCGACGTCGGCAGCCGCACGCTTTTCTGGGAGCTGATCCGCGAGCAGCGGCGCAGCGGCGTCACGGTGTTCGTGACGACGCATTTTCTCGACGAAGTCGACTACTGCGACCTCATCTCGTTCATCGACGCGGGAAGGATCCTCGTCGATTCCACACCCGAGGGATTGCGCGAGCGCTGGTCGGACGGCTACGAAGCGTTCTGCCCGGTGCCGGCCCACGGCGGCGCGGACAAGGTCGCCGCCGAGCTGGCGGCGGCGGGCTGGCAGGTGGAGACGGTCGAAGGCGGGCTGCGCCTGCGCGCGCGCTCCGCGAAAACTGCCATGCTGGCAGCGCTGGCACGCGCGGCAGGCCCCGAGGGTGCGCCGCGTGTGCAGGTGCAGCAACCGGCGATGTCGGACGTGTTCCAGAAGCTGATGACCGACGGAAAGAGCGAGGCGCCGCTGCCGTCATGATGAAGATGCCGAACCTCGCCTCCATCCGCAGGAGCGGCCGGCGGCTGCGCACGCTGATGGTACGCGAGTTTCGCGCGACGCTGCGCGACCCGTTCACGCTGTTCGTGATGATCTCGGTGCCGCTCGGCTCGCTGATGGCATTCGGCTTCATCGTCTCGACCGAAGTACACGGCATTCGCCTCGGCGTCTTCGACGGCGCCCAGTCGTCGCTCAGCCGCCGCCTCGTGGCCGAGCTGGCTGCCAACGACACCTTCGATCCGATCGTCTACCGC includes the following:
- a CDS encoding ABC transporter ATP-binding protein, which codes for MTAGARNIVIEANGLTKRFGDFTAVDDATLHVPEGTVYAFLGANGSGKTTTIRMLIGLLTPTHGSVTVAGVDVIAHPRRVREAIGYMGQKVSLYRGLSLYENVQFYGGLHDISGKELKRRWGSLSERFSLAEAEKYLADDLPGGLRQRAGLALAMLHEPRVLFLDEPTAGVDVGSRTLFWELIREQRRSGVTVFVTTHFLDEVDYCDLISFIDAGRILVDSTPEGLRERWSDGYEAFCPVPAHGGADKVAAELAAAGWQVETVEGGLRLRARSAKTAMLAALARAAGPEGAPRVQVQQPAMSDVFQKLMTDGKSEAPLPS